Proteins found in one Gemmatimonadota bacterium genomic segment:
- a CDS encoding FtsX-like permease family protein has translation MTMFNNYLTIVIRLLLRYKGYSLINVLGLAIGIAGCVLIVLYVHDELSYDQYHLNKDRIYRLAVSETAEGRHDVWARSPSAWGLAMAQEYPEIEAIARIRPPASRWLIRYGEKRFYEENFVFADSTVFEIFTMPLVQGNANTALIEPHSVVLSESMAQKYFGDENPIGKVMTGDDKYEFSVTGIMRDLPDNSHFHFDFLASFASLAPNGLYGEPSTMQNQHISLFTYMLLRDGAVAEDLERKLPGFLDKHLSERLESLGIVMTPFLQPLTEIHLHSNLIGEFESNGRITYVYVFSTLAAFVLLIACVNFMNLSTARSARRAQEIGIRKVLGVKRNQLISQFMGESILYSLIALIVAMGLVHLFLPQFNHLSGKTLEIHYDSTWLVPTLISIAIAAGIVAGGYPSFVLSSFRPVAVLTGALKAGASHSSLRKLLIIFQFVVSIVMIVGTIVVLDQLEYMQGKNLGFDEENVVVVRLPDPEAIQRYPAFKNAVLQYPEVLNVSSASNVPGYEADLSVIQPEGFQEDQNVSVQTIWADFDYIETLGIEVKSGRSFSRDRPSDANSILINEAAVRAFGWDDPVGKTFRYPGPRGFSPPIEINGVIADFHSQSLYQPIEPLMIVASPWTSSYVVVRLDGNDESRGLEILKNQWGRTYPEHPAMDFSLLDENLDQLYDAEQRLGSVFSAGATLSILIACLGLLGLSSFMAEQRTKEIGVRKVVGASITNIVLLLSKDLTMLILVAFVIGAPIGYFGLQAWLGDFAYRIEMDVWVFVFSGFVTLVIAWLTNGYQAITAATANPVDALQSK, from the coding sequence GACATGATGTATGGGCGAGATCACCATCGGCATGGGGTCTGGCAATGGCGCAGGAATATCCTGAAATCGAAGCGATCGCGCGGATCAGGCCGCCCGCATCCCGTTGGTTGATTCGATACGGTGAAAAACGGTTTTACGAAGAGAATTTCGTATTCGCGGATTCAACTGTTTTTGAAATTTTCACCATGCCCCTTGTTCAGGGTAATGCCAATACTGCCCTGATCGAACCTCATTCCGTTGTACTGTCCGAATCCATGGCGCAAAAGTACTTCGGGGACGAAAACCCGATCGGCAAAGTAATGACCGGCGATGACAAATATGAGTTCAGCGTTACCGGTATCATGCGGGATTTGCCGGATAACTCGCATTTTCATTTCGATTTTCTGGCCTCCTTCGCGTCACTTGCGCCAAACGGGTTATATGGCGAACCATCCACGATGCAGAACCAGCACATTTCCCTGTTTACCTATATGCTTCTTCGCGATGGCGCAGTGGCTGAAGACCTGGAGCGTAAACTGCCTGGATTCTTGGACAAACATCTCAGCGAGCGACTTGAATCGCTAGGTATTGTAATGACACCTTTCCTTCAGCCTCTCACCGAAATACATCTGCATTCGAATCTTATCGGTGAGTTTGAATCGAACGGCAGGATCACGTATGTCTACGTATTCTCCACATTGGCCGCCTTTGTGCTGCTGATAGCCTGTGTCAACTTCATGAACCTCTCCACCGCCCGGTCTGCCCGGAGGGCGCAGGAAATCGGCATTCGGAAGGTACTGGGCGTAAAGCGGAACCAACTGATTTCACAATTCATGGGTGAGTCGATCCTGTATTCCCTGATCGCTTTGATTGTGGCCATGGGACTGGTACATCTTTTCCTTCCCCAGTTCAATCATCTATCGGGCAAGACGCTGGAGATCCATTACGATTCAACCTGGCTTGTGCCTACACTGATATCCATCGCCATTGCTGCGGGGATCGTCGCCGGTGGGTATCCCTCTTTTGTACTTTCGTCCTTCAGGCCGGTTGCCGTGCTGACCGGTGCACTGAAAGCAGGAGCCTCCCATTCATCACTTCGGAAACTGCTTATCATCTTCCAGTTTGTCGTCTCGATTGTCATGATCGTCGGGACGATCGTTGTCCTTGATCAGTTGGAGTATATGCAGGGCAAAAACCTGGGGTTCGATGAAGAAAACGTGGTAGTGGTTCGTTTACCCGATCCAGAAGCCATACAAAGATATCCGGCATTCAAAAACGCGGTCCTGCAATATCCCGAGGTTTTAAACGTGAGTTCAGCGTCGAACGTACCAGGATATGAAGCGGATCTCAGTGTGATCCAACCTGAAGGATTCCAGGAGGATCAGAATGTTTCTGTCCAAACGATCTGGGCAGACTTTGATTATATCGAAACACTGGGCATCGAGGTGAAATCAGGTCGTTCGTTCTCACGTGATCGCCCTTCAGACGCTAACTCCATCCTGATAAATGAAGCGGCCGTACGCGCCTTCGGTTGGGACGATCCAGTTGGAAAGACATTCAGATACCCGGGTCCGCGCGGTTTCAGTCCGCCTATCGAAATCAACGGCGTGATTGCCGATTTCCACAGTCAGTCGTTGTATCAACCAATCGAGCCACTGATGATCGTGGCTTCACCGTGGACATCTTCGTATGTGGTCGTCAGGTTAGACGGGAATGACGAATCTCGTGGACTTGAGATTCTTAAGAATCAGTGGGGGCGGACCTATCCGGAACATCCTGCAATGGACTTCTCATTACTCGATGAAAACCTCGACCAACTTTACGATGCCGAACAAAGATTGGGTTCCGTCTTCAGCGCCGGGGCAACGCTTTCCATACTCATCGCCTGCCTGGGACTCCTGGGTCTTTCTTCCTTTATGGCAGAACAGAGGACCAAGGAGATTGGCGTTCGCAAGGTCGTTGGCGCTTCGATTACAAATATAGTCCTGCTGTTATCGAAAGACCTTACGATGCTCATCCTCGTGGCGTTTGTCATAGGTGCCCCGATTGGTTACTTCGGATTGCAGGCCTGGCTGGGGGATTTTGCATACCGCATCGAAATGGACGTATGGGTATTCGTCTTCTCGGGCTTCGTTACTTTAGTTATAGCCTGGCTCACGAACGGATACCAGGCAATCACGGCGGCTACAGCCAATCCGGTAGATGCGTTGCAATCAAAATGA